In Trichocoleus desertorum NBK24, the following are encoded in one genomic region:
- the rimO gene encoding 30S ribosomal protein S12 methylthiotransferase RimO — MGNKPTISVAHLGCEKNRIDTEHMLGLLVEAGYQVDTNEDLADYVIVNTCSFIQAAREESVRTIVELAEANKKVVITGCMAQHFQEELLNELPEAVALVGTGDYNKIVNVIQRVETGERVKEVTPEPTYIADETTPRYRTTTEGVAYLRVAEGCDYRCAFCIIPHLRGNQRSRTIESIVAEAEQLAAEGVQELILISQITTNYGLDIYGEPKLDELLRALGKVNVPWIRMHYAYPTGLTPKVIAAIQETPNVLPYLDLPLQHSHPEILRAMNRPWQGRVNDSIIERLKTALPDAVLRTTFIVGFPGETDEHFEHLLQFVERHEFDHVGVFTFSAEEGTPAYSLPNQVPQAIMDKRRDALMALQQPISLKKNQAEIGKTVNVLIEQENPETGELVGRSIRFAPEVDGVVYVQGEAALGTLVPVTIADADVYDLYGRVAP; from the coding sequence ATGGGCAATAAGCCAACTATTTCCGTCGCACATTTAGGCTGCGAAAAAAATCGGATTGATACTGAACACATGCTGGGTCTGCTGGTAGAAGCAGGCTATCAAGTTGATACCAACGAAGACTTGGCCGACTACGTCATCGTCAACACTTGCAGCTTCATTCAAGCAGCGCGAGAGGAGTCGGTTCGCACCATTGTAGAGCTGGCTGAAGCCAACAAAAAAGTGGTGATTACGGGTTGCATGGCCCAGCACTTCCAAGAAGAGTTGCTAAACGAGTTACCAGAAGCCGTGGCCCTAGTTGGGACGGGTGACTACAACAAAATTGTTAATGTCATCCAGCGGGTAGAAACAGGAGAGCGCGTCAAGGAAGTTACCCCAGAACCCACTTATATCGCGGACGAAACCACCCCTCGTTATCGCACCACCACCGAGGGCGTAGCTTATCTACGAGTAGCAGAAGGTTGCGATTACCGCTGTGCTTTCTGCATTATTCCGCACCTCAGAGGCAATCAGCGATCGCGCACTATTGAATCAATTGTGGCCGAAGCCGAACAATTGGCTGCTGAAGGCGTGCAAGAGTTAATCTTGATCTCCCAAATCACCACCAACTACGGCTTAGACATCTACGGCGAGCCCAAGTTGGACGAACTGCTACGGGCTTTAGGGAAAGTTAATGTGCCTTGGATTCGCATGCACTATGCCTATCCGACTGGACTCACCCCCAAAGTAATTGCAGCGATTCAGGAAACCCCAAACGTGCTGCCTTACCTGGATTTGCCGTTGCAACATTCCCACCCAGAAATTCTGCGGGCAATGAATCGGCCTTGGCAAGGTCGCGTCAACGACAGCATTATTGAACGGCTGAAAACGGCCTTACCGGATGCGGTTCTTCGCACCACTTTTATTGTCGGCTTTCCTGGGGAAACTGATGAGCATTTCGAACACCTGTTACAGTTCGTAGAACGGCATGAGTTCGACCATGTAGGCGTGTTTACCTTTTCAGCTGAAGAGGGCACTCCCGCCTATAGCCTGCCAAATCAGGTACCACAAGCTATAATGGACAAGCGTCGTGATGCGTTGATGGCCCTTCAACAACCCATTTCCTTGAAGAAGAATCAAGCTGAGATCGGGAAAACTGTTAACGTTCTGATTGAGCAAGAAAATCCTGAAACTGGCGAGTTGGTTGGGCGTTCCATTCGCTTTGCTCCGGAAGTTGACGGCGTTGTCTATGTTCAAGGCGAGGCAGCGTTGGGAACCTTAGTTCCAGTTACGATCGCCGACGCTGATGTTTACGACCTTTATGGTCGCGTTGCACCCTAG
- the btpA gene encoding photosystem I biogenesis protein BtpA has product MDLNHIFKTANPIIGVVHLLPLPASPRWGGSLKAVIDRAEQEATALASGGVDGIIVENFFDAPFAKDRVDPAVVSAMSLIVQRLMHLVTVPIGINVLRNDAQSAMAIATCVQAHFIRVNVLTGVMATDQGLIEGQAHQLLRYRRELGSDVKILADVLVKHARPLGSPNLTTAVQETIERGLADGVILSGWATGSPPSLEDLELATAAANGTPVFIGSGADWENIPTLIQAADGVIVSSSLKRHGRIEQPVDPIRVSRFVESMRRSLAMKGQAKPMTSITAHSYSE; this is encoded by the coding sequence GTGGACTTAAATCACATATTCAAAACCGCGAATCCCATCATTGGTGTTGTGCATTTGCTGCCTTTACCAGCCTCGCCGCGTTGGGGAGGGAGCCTAAAGGCTGTCATCGATCGCGCTGAGCAGGAAGCTACAGCTCTGGCATCAGGCGGTGTAGATGGTATTATCGTAGAAAACTTTTTTGATGCTCCCTTCGCCAAAGACCGCGTTGATCCGGCTGTGGTGAGTGCCATGAGCTTGATCGTGCAACGGCTGATGCACTTGGTAACAGTGCCCATCGGGATCAATGTGCTGCGTAACGATGCTCAGAGCGCAATGGCGATCGCGACCTGTGTGCAAGCTCACTTTATTCGAGTCAACGTTTTGACTGGGGTGATGGCAACTGACCAAGGTCTAATCGAAGGGCAAGCGCATCAACTCTTACGTTATCGTCGGGAACTGGGCAGCGATGTCAAAATTTTGGCAGATGTGCTAGTGAAGCACGCTCGACCCTTGGGATCACCTAATTTGACCACAGCGGTGCAAGAAACTATTGAGCGTGGTTTAGCCGATGGGGTGATTTTATCCGGTTGGGCCACGGGTAGTCCTCCCAGCTTGGAAGATTTGGAGTTAGCGACTGCGGCGGCAAATGGTACACCTGTGTTTATTGGCAGTGGGGCGGATTGGGAAAATATCCCGACCCTGATTCAAGCGGCGGATGGGGTGATCGTCTCCAGCTCCTTGAAGCGGCATGGTCGCATTGAGCAGCCAGTAGATCCAATTCGGGTGAGCCGTTTTGTAGAATCGATGCGTCGCAGTTTGGCGATGAAAGGGCAAGCAAAGCCTATGACCTCTATCACGGCCCATTCTTATTCGGAATAA
- a CDS encoding vitamin K epoxide reductase family protein encodes MRRRRSTPWIHRWSRLIIAAIAAVGALGTGYLTIIKLTGGAAACPTSGCEQVLSSPYATVFGLPLTLFGFLAYVGMGILAIAPLAVNTSANKDLHAKLENWTWPLMLAIGTAMTVFSGYLMYLLAFEIKALCLYCLASALFSISFLVLTVLGRTWEDVGQLFFTGLVVGLVTLVGTLGVYANINGAGNTNASGSGEAGALVTTPSSPAQIALAKHLSQVGAKMYGAYWCPHCNDQKQFFGREGAKQINYIECDPSGQNAQPEVCKAQKIEGYPTWEINGQFYGGTQSLQKLAELSGYQGPKNFQ; translated from the coding sequence ATGAGACGCCGACGTTCTACTCCTTGGATTCATCGCTGGTCTCGGTTAATTATTGCCGCGATCGCGGCTGTGGGAGCTTTAGGAACAGGCTACCTAACCATCATCAAGCTGACAGGAGGAGCTGCGGCTTGCCCAACGAGTGGTTGCGAACAGGTACTTTCTAGTCCCTACGCAACTGTGTTTGGCTTGCCATTGACGCTATTTGGCTTCTTAGCCTATGTCGGCATGGGGATTTTAGCGATCGCACCTTTAGCGGTGAATACTTCTGCCAATAAGGACTTGCACGCCAAGTTGGAGAACTGGACTTGGCCGCTGATGTTAGCGATCGGTACAGCCATGACGGTGTTTAGCGGTTACTTGATGTATCTGCTGGCATTCGAGATTAAGGCTTTGTGCCTCTACTGTCTAGCGTCAGCGCTATTCTCAATCAGCTTCCTGGTTCTAACCGTTTTGGGTCGAACTTGGGAAGATGTCGGGCAACTCTTTTTCACGGGTTTGGTGGTTGGGTTAGTAACTTTAGTCGGAACGCTAGGGGTTTACGCCAACATCAATGGTGCTGGGAATACCAATGCCTCTGGTTCTGGGGAAGCGGGTGCCTTGGTGACAACTCCTTCTAGCCCTGCTCAAATTGCTCTAGCAAAGCACCTCAGCCAAGTTGGAGCCAAAATGTATGGCGCTTACTGGTGTCCCCATTGCAATGACCAAAAACAATTTTTTGGTCGTGAGGGTGCCAAGCAAATCAATTACATTGAGTGCGATCCGAGTGGCCAGAACGCTCAACCTGAAGTCTGTAAAGCTCAGAAGATTGAAGGCTATCCGACTTGGGAAATCAACGGACAGTTTTATGGCGGCACCCAATCTCTACAAAAACTGGCTGAACTATCCGGTTATCAAGGCCCTAAAAATTTCCAGTAA